The Thermodesulfobacteriota bacterium nucleotide sequence GGAGGGGCCTGCATCCATCCGCCCGGACGTTTCCTGCAGCAGCCGTGGGGACCACCGGGTCGCCATGTCGCTGCAGGTTCTCGGGCGGGCATCCGGGAAAAGGGTGATATTGGATAATACAGCATGCATAGATACTTCTTTCCCTGGGTTTGAAGAAAAACTTGAAGAATTGACGCGATGAGAAGGCGACCGGTCGTGACGATCGACGGACCATCGGGCGCGGGAAAGACCACCGCGTCGATGCTGCTGGCGGAGCGGGCCGGGATGTTCCGGCTCGACACGGGGGCGATGTACCGGGCCTGCGCGCTGGCCGCCCGCCGCGCGGGGATCGCCTGGAGCGACGCCCGGCGGCTCGGGGAGCTCGCCCGCGGGCTGGAGCTGGAGTTCCGGGAAGCGGGAGGATCGTCGCGGCTCTTCCTGGCGGGAGAGGACGTCTCCGCGGCGATCCGGACGCCGGAGATGAGCCTGGGCGCCTCGGAGGTCTCGGCGCATCCGCAGGTCCGGGAGGCGCTGGTGGCCAAGCAGCGGGAGATGGGGCGCGACGGTGGCGTCGTTCTCGAGGGGAGGGACACGGGGACGGTCGTCTTCCCGGACGCGGAGGCGAAGTTCTTCCTCGACGCGGCGGCCGCGGTCCGCGCCCTGCGCCGGTACCTGGAGCTCGACCCCTGCGCGGGTCAGACCTTCGAACAGGTCCTCAAGGACGTCCTTCGGCGCGATGTCCAGGATTCCACGAGGGAGCACTCGCCGCTGAAGATGGCGGCGGACGCGGTCTACATCGATTCCACGGTCCGGACGGCGGAGGAGGTCGTGGAGATCATGTTCCGGCGCGTCGCGGCGGCTTCGCGGTGAAGCGGATCCTTATCGCCCGGAGCGCGGGGTTCTGTTTCGGCGTCAAGCGCGCCATCGCCATCGCCGACGAGACGGCCGGGAAGGGCGGAGCGGGAAACGAGGGGCCGATCCACTCGCTGGGACCCATCATCCACAACCCGCAGGCAGTGGAGCGCCTCGAAAAGAAAGGGATTCGCGTCGTCGGCGGGGTGGACGAGATCACCTGCGGGAAGGCGATCATCCGGTCCCACGGCGTGACGCGCCCGGACCGGTCGGCTCTCGAGGAAAAGAATGTCACCATCGTAGACGCCACGTGCCCCTTCGTCACGAAGGCGCAGGACCACGCAAGGACGCTCAGCCAGGAAGGGTACGCCGTCGTGGTCGTCGGCGATCCGAACCACCCCGAGGTAAAAAGCATCATAAGCTACATAGGCGAAGGGGTTCCCGTTTACACCTCCCTTGGCGAGGTGGAGAAGGCGCGGGCGGGGCAGAAGGCGGGAGTCGTCGCCCAGACGACGCAGTCGTTCGACAACCTGATGGCGTTCGTCGCGGCGACGATGCGCCGATTCCAGGAGGTTCGCGTATTCAACACGATCTGCAACGCCACCACCCTGCGCCAGGAGGAATCGACGGGGCTGGCAGGGCAGGCGGACGCGATGTTCGTTCTGGGGGGATACAACAGCGCGAACACGCGCCGGCTTGCCGAGATCTGCTCCGCCATCAACCCGAGGACGCACCACATCGAGACGGGGGAGGAGGTGACCGCCTCGATGGTCGAGGGGGCGTCCGTGGTGGGGGTCACGGCGGGGGCGTCCACCCCCCAGTGGATCATCGACGGATTCGTGGAGCGGCTGAAGGGGATCTGGAAGGGGGAAAGGATCGAAGTATCCTTTTACCGATAAAGAGTTACGGTGTATAGTAAATATTTCAACAATCAAAATCAGGAGTGGGGCATGGACGACAAAAACAACAAAACAGACCTCCCGGACGATGCGAGCCCGGATTCCCAGACGGGAGCCGGCGGATCGGCGGGAGAGGAAGATTTCGCCAGGATGTTCGCGGCCAGCATCGAGAGCACCGAAGAGGGACAGGTCATCCGGGGCAAGGTCATCAAGGTGCTGAAGGAATACGTTGCGATCGACATCAACAAGAAATCCGAAGGGATGCTTCCGCTGGAGGACCTCACCGCGGAGGAGCGGGAGGCGCTCGTTCCGGGCTTCCCGATCGAGGTGATGACCGAAGGGTACGACCAGTCCCAGGGATTCATCCGCCTTTCGCGCTCGAAGGTCGTCAAGATCCGCGTGTGGGACGACCTGCAGAAGATGTTCGACGAGGGCACGCCCGTGCAGGGCGCCATCGTGGCCAAGGTCAAGGGCGGCTACACCGTGGACATCGGGGTGAAGGCGTTTTTGCCCGGCAGCCAGGTCGACCTGAGGCCGGTCCGCGACAACGACCCGGTCATCGGCATCCAGGGGAAGTTCAAAATCCTCAAATTCTCCCGCAAGAAAGCGAACGTCGTCGTCTCCCGCAGGGTGTTCCTCGAGGAGGAGCGGGACGTGGCGCGGAAGGGGATCCTCGAGCACGTCCAGGAGGGCGACACGATCGAGGCCCGGGTCAAGAACATCACCGACTACGGCGTCTTCATGGACCTGGGCGGGCTGGACGGACTGATGCACGTCACGGACATGAGCTACGGGAAGGTCGGGCACCCGGGCGACCTGTGCAAGGTAGGCGATCTGCTGAAGGTGAAGGTCATCCGGTTCGACCGTGAACGGGGCAGGATCTCCCTCGGGCTGAAGCAGACGAAGGCGGATCCCTGGATCGACCTTGAGGAGCGGTACCGGCCGGGGATGCGGGTGAAGGGCAAGGTCACCAACACGACGAAGTACGGCGCGTTCATCGAGATCGAGGAGGGCGTCGAGGGGCTGCTGCACATCTCCGAGATGTCGTGGAGCAAGCGGCTGAAGGATCCTTCCGAGATCATGAAATCCGGGGATCAGGTGGAGGTGGCCATCCTTAAAGTGGACAAGGGGAACAAGAAGATCTCCCTGGGCTACAAGCAGATCCTCTCGAACCCGTGGGACGAGCTGAGGGCGCGCCATCCCGAGGGCTCCGCCGTGGAAGGCGTGGTGAAGAACGTGGCCGACTTCGGCGTGTTCGTGGACATCGGCGAGGAGATCGACGGGCTGGTCCACGTCTCCGACCTGTCCTGGAACACGAGGATCAAGAATCCCGCGGAGCTGTACAGGAAGGGGGACCGCGTCCAGGCGAAGGTGCTGAAGGTCGATCCCGAGAACCAGAAGTTTTCGCTGGGGATCAAGCAGCTCGCGGAGGATCCGTGGGCGGGGATCGAGAAGAAGTTCAAGAAGGGCGACCTGGTGACCGGCAGGGTGACCCGGGTCGCCGATTTCGGCGCGTTCGTGGAGATCGCGGACGGGATCGAGGGGCTCGTGCACGTCTCCGAGATCTCCAGGGAGAAGGTCGAGAGCCCGTCGGCGGTCGTCAAGGAAGGAGACGAGGTCGGCGCGGTGATCCTGGGGGTCGACCGGGCGAAC carries:
- the ispH gene encoding 4-hydroxy-3-methylbut-2-enyl diphosphate reductase; amino-acid sequence: MKRILIARSAGFCFGVKRAIAIADETAGKGGAGNEGPIHSLGPIIHNPQAVERLEKKGIRVVGGVDEITCGKAIIRSHGVTRPDRSALEEKNVTIVDATCPFVTKAQDHARTLSQEGYAVVVVGDPNHPEVKSIISYIGEGVPVYTSLGEVEKARAGQKAGVVAQTTQSFDNLMAFVAATMRRFQEVRVFNTICNATTLRQEESTGLAGQADAMFVLGGYNSANTRRLAEICSAINPRTHHIETGEEVTASMVEGASVVGVTAGASTPQWIIDGFVERLKGIWKGERIEVSFYR
- the cmk gene encoding (d)CMP kinase; translation: MRRRPVVTIDGPSGAGKTTASMLLAERAGMFRLDTGAMYRACALAARRAGIAWSDARRLGELARGLELEFREAGGSSRLFLAGEDVSAAIRTPEMSLGASEVSAHPQVREALVAKQREMGRDGGVVLEGRDTGTVVFPDAEAKFFLDAAAAVRALRRYLELDPCAGQTFEQVLKDVLRRDVQDSTREHSPLKMAADAVYIDSTVRTAEEVVEIMFRRVAAASR
- a CDS encoding 30S ribosomal protein S1 — translated: MDDKNNKTDLPDDASPDSQTGAGGSAGEEDFARMFAASIESTEEGQVIRGKVIKVLKEYVAIDINKKSEGMLPLEDLTAEEREALVPGFPIEVMTEGYDQSQGFIRLSRSKVVKIRVWDDLQKMFDEGTPVQGAIVAKVKGGYTVDIGVKAFLPGSQVDLRPVRDNDPVIGIQGKFKILKFSRKKANVVVSRRVFLEEERDVARKGILEHVQEGDTIEARVKNITDYGVFMDLGGLDGLMHVTDMSYGKVGHPGDLCKVGDLLKVKVIRFDRERGRISLGLKQTKADPWIDLEERYRPGMRVKGKVTNTTKYGAFIEIEEGVEGLLHISEMSWSKRLKDPSEIMKSGDQVEVAILKVDKGNKKISLGYKQILSNPWDELRARHPEGSAVEGVVKNVADFGVFVDIGEEIDGLVHVSDLSWNTRIKNPAELYRKGDRVQAKVLKVDPENQKFSLGIKQLAEDPWAGIEKKFKKGDLVTGRVTRVADFGAFVEIADGIEGLVHVSEISREKVESPSAVVKEGDEVGAVILGVDRANKKVSLSVRGYQDALERKDTESYLGKQSDTPGEGIGALGEALLAKMKANGEQGN